In the Fibrobacter succinogenes genome, GTTGTTCGCAGTACTACGGGCTTATTATTTTCACTTTTGAATTCATTTTTTGTTCCAAATAGAGTAATTTTTTTTTCATTTTCTACTACAATTTCTTCTACAAAAGGCAATATCATCAAATCAAACGATGATTTTCTTTTTTCAAAAGAAAGGGAACTTCCGCAAGTTCTCCATTTATCATCAATTTCAATTACAAGAATAAATAAAACAACAAGAGTTACAATACTTATAGGTATTAAACAACCTATAGCAAATAGAATCTTCCCAAATGTTGTAAATTTATTATAAAAAAACACAATTATTCTCCATTTCAAAATAGCAATAAAAAGTTTTAACGTTTTAGTTGTTGTAAAATAGAGTTTTGCAGAAAAACATCATCCTCGAAAACATGGTCCGTCTAATTTCAAAGAATTCCATCATATTATCTACACCTTGGCCAAAACAGCCGCCACTTATAAATATAACCTATTCCGCCCGGAAAATTTTTTCAAATATGCTTTATGACTATTTCGCTTCTTGTCTGCAATAGAAGACGCGCAATATAACGACTTTCTGCATGTCATGATTGACATGATAAAATAGGCGGTAATTCCCGACTGGTATTGTGCGTACTTCACGCAAAATCCAAGGATCATCTTGGCATAAGGCAAAGGCGTCGGGAAAATCGGACAACGTGTTTACCGATTCCTGAAATTTTGCCATTAGATTCTTGGCAGCGACAGGCGAACAAAGCGCTATGCTGATATAGTCAAAGATTTGATCGATGTCTGCCTGCGCAGCGGAAGAAAAATGGACTTCAAAATTCATACCTTATATTTCTTCTTGACGTCGGAAAGAACCATCGCGGCAGGGCGAGTGCGGCCTTTCAGCATATCGTTGTAACCCTTCTCGAGTTCCGCATCGAAACGTTCCTTTGACCATTTGGCGGAGTTTTCGGGCGCCTTGGGCAGTTTTACGTCGAAGGGAATTCCCTGTTGCAGAATAATCTGCTTATAGAACATGTTGATGGCACTGGAAACGGATATGCCGAGGGTTTCCAGGACGCTTTCGGCCTGTTCCTTGACATCGGGCTCAATGCGAGCGTATAAATTTGCAGTCTTGTTCATATTTTTAATATATATAATTGTCCGCACAAATGCAATACATTTGAAACTTGATGACAAAACAGAAACGGACTATTTAAAGTTTTGAAATTATCGGGGTTTTTAAGGGGCTGAGCCCCTTAGGCGAAGGGGTGACGGAAGACCCGGCTATGGATTGCTTCGTCACTACGTTCCTCGCAATGACGTGCTAGGCAAGGGGAGCCTGATTGCTTAGACATTGCCGGGGCTGCAATCAGGGGGATTCTTCCCCCTCCCCTATTCAAGACATCATTGGCTCCTTCCTCCCAGCGGTCGTCAGGATGACGTCGTGGGGCGTTTTTTTTTGAAACATCCTTTTTTCGCCCCGATTTTGGGGCTTTTCTTGTTTCAGAACGAAACAAAAAGGACGCTTTTCGGGGTTGGCACGGCTTTTGCTAATGTATCGGCGTAAAAAACTCCCCACTCAAACAAAAACACTGGGGATCAAGAATTTAAAATAGGAGATTAAAATCATGGGTAAGATTATTGGTATTGACTTGGGTACGACAAACAGCTGCGTTGCCGTGATGGAAGGTGGCAAGCCGGTCGTCATCGCCAATGCAGAAGGTTTCCGCACTACGCCGTCTATTGTCGCATTTGGCAAGAACGGTGAACGTCTTGTGGGCCATGTTGCAAAGCGTCAGGCAATCACGAACCCGGAAAAGACGATTTATTCTATCAAGCGTTTCATGGGCCGTACGGCTGGCGAATGCTCCACTGCCGAAAAGAACATGCCTTACAAGCTCGTAGGCACGGGTTCTGATCCGGTCCGCGTGCAGATTGACGACAAGCAGTTTGCTCCTCCTGAGATTTCTGCAGCCGTTCTCCAGACCATGAAGAAGATTGCCGAAGATTACCTCGGCCAGTCCGTTTCTCAGGCTGTGATTACGGTCCCGGCTTACTTTAACGACTCTCAGCGTCAGGCTACAAAGGACGCTGGTAAGATTGCAGGCCTCGAAGTTCTCCGTATCGTGAACGAACCGACGGCTGCTGCTCTTGCTTACGGTCTTGACTCCAAGAAGAGCGAAAAGGTTGCCGTGTATGACCTCGGTGGCGGTACCTTCGATATCTCCATCCTCGAAATCGACGACGGTATGTTCAGCGTGAAGGCCACGAACGGTGATACGATGCTTGGCGGTGACAACTTCGACGAAGTCATCATCGACTGGATCAACGACGAATTCAAGAAGGACAATCCGGGCATCGACCTGAAGAAGGACAAGATGGCCCTGCAGCGTTTGAAGGACGCCGCCATCAACCTTCCGTTCATCACTGCTGACGCTTCTGGTCCGAAACACCTCGACCTCACCCTCAGCCGTGCAAAGTTTGACCAGCTCACCGCTCACCTCGTGGAACGTTCTATGGAACCGTGCCGCAAGGCTATCAAGGACTCCGGTCTTTCCTTGAGCGAAATTGACGAAGTCATCTTGGTTGGTGGTTCTACTCGTATTCCGGCCGTTCAGGAAGCTGTGAAGAAGTTCTTCGGTAAGGAACCGAACAAGACTGTGAACCCGGACGAAGTTGTGGCAATCGGTGCTGCAGTTCAGGGCGCTGTGCTTAGCGGTGACTCCTCTGTGAAGGACGTGTTGCTCCTCGACGTGACACCGCTTTCTTTGGGTATCGAAACTCTCGGTGGCGTGATGACCAAGCTCATCGACCGTAACACCACGATTCCGACCAAGAAGAGCCAGGTGTTCTCCACTGCCGAAGACAACCAGCCGGCTGTGACGATTCACGTGCTCCAGGGCGAACGCGAATTTGCTCGCGACAACCGTACGCTCGGCAAGTTCGACTTGACCGACCTTCCGAAGAAGCCGCGTGGCGTGCCGCAGATCGAAGTGACCTTCGATATCGATGCTAACGGCATTGTGCACGTGTCTGCTAAGGACAAGGAAACCGGTAAGGAACAGTCCATCAAGATTACTTCTTCTAGCGGTTTGTCTGAAGACGAAATCAACAAGATGGTGAAGGATGCCGAAGCTAACGCAGCCAAGGACAAGGAACAGCGCGAACTTGTCGATATCAAGAACCAGGCCGAACAGATGGCTTACCAGGCTGAAGGCCAGCTCAAGGAATTTGGCAACAAGCTCCCGGCTGACACCAAGAGCCAGCTCCAGGCTGCTATCGACGACATCAAGGCCAAGAAGGACAACGGCACCAAGGAAGAAATCAAGGCCGCTATGGACAAGCTCCAGGGCATGATTAGCTCCATGGCTCAGGCTGCTGGCGCAAACCAGGCTCAGCCGGGTCCGCAGCCGGGTGCTTCCGAACAGCCGAAGAACGACAAGAAGGGTGACGGCCCGGAAGTCGTCGACGCTGAAGTGGTTGACTAATTAGTAGGAAGTAGACGGTAGGAAGTAGGAAGTGTCATCCTGAGCTATACGAAACTTAGAACTTTAGTTCTGTAGTTGAGTTATGCCCTTTGGGTAGAAGCGCGAAGCGCAAAGTCTCTTTTGACACTTGGGCTTCAACCCTTAGTGATCCATGGTCCCCCTTGCGGGGAGAAGGATCCAAGCCAGCCGTCTAAATAGAAAGGATTCGCTCTCTTTTAGGGAGCAATCCTTTTTGTGTAAATAAGAGTATGTTTTGTGAACGATTTTTAGTATGAAATAGGACGTTAGCGGTTGTTAAAAGACAGCAAAAGAACTTTTCCTGTCTACTGTTTACTTCCTACTGTCTACTAATGCCGAAGGCATATTATGGCTGAAAAAAGAGATTATTACGAAGTTTTGGGCGTCGGCAAGGACGCAAGTGCTGATGAAATCAAGCACGCTTATAAGAAGCTTGCTATCAAGTACCATCCGGACAAGAATCCGGGCGACAAGGAAGCTGAAGAAAAGTTCAAGGAAGCTGCCGAAGCTTACGACGTGCTCTCTAATCCTGAAAAGCGCAAGAACTACGACCAGTTCGGCTTTAACGCTCCTGGTGGCGGTTTTGGCGGTGGCGGATTCGGCGGCGCAGGCTTCGACCTCAACGATATTTTCAGCCAGTTTGGCGATATCTTTGGTGGCGGGTTCGGCTTTGGCGGCGGTGGACGTCGTGGTGGCGGTCGCAAGGCAGGACCTCCGCGTGGTAACGACTTGCAGATCAAGGTGGCACTCAGCTACAAGGAAATTTTCGAAGGCTGCACCAAGAAGGTTCGCTTAAAACGCTATACACCGTGTACGGAATGTAACGGCAAGGGCGGTACGAACGTCAAGACTTGCGATACCTGCCATGGCACGGGTCGTGTACGTCGTGTGTCCGGCGGATTTTTCCAGATGGTTTCCGAAAGCGTCTGCCCCACTTGCGGTGGCATGGGCGAAGTAATCGCTAATCCCTGCTCTCATTGCCACGGTGAAGGTCGTGTGCAAGAAAGCGAAGAAATCTCCATCAAGATTCCGGCAGGCGTGAGCGAAGGCCAGTACCTGAACCTCCGTGGCGAAGGCAACTGCGGTCCACGCGGTGGCGCTTGCGGCGACTTGCTTGTGGTGATTGCCGAAAAGCCGGATGATTTCTTCAGCCGCGAAGGCGACGATTTGCATTGCGAAGTCAAGGTGCCGGTACATAAGCTTGTTCTTGGCGGTACACAGCGCATCCCGACCATCAACGGTGACGAAATCCAGATCAAGATTGCCGCCGGCACTCAAGCTGGTAGCGTTCTCCGTCTGCGCGATCAGGGTTTGTGGCCGCTCAAAAAACAGGGCGACCGCGGAAGCCTCTACGTGCAAATTGGCGTTGACATCCCGAAGGACATCTCCCGCGAAGAGAAGGAGCTTTACCAGAAGCTTGCCGAACTCCGCAAGGACAAGGAAACCGCCCAGGAAGAAAGTTTCCTTGAGAAGATGAAGAATCTGTTCAAGTAAGACGAAAGAACGGCCCTATGGGCCTACAGACGAAAGACGAGAGAAACGCGGCACTTCGTGCCTTTCAGCGGGAATCTCTTTTTTTAAGAACTCCCGGACAGCGATGCCCGGGAGTTCTTGTTTTATAACGTTTCGTTAAAGAATAATCGGAAATCCTTCCTTATATTCCTTGATAATATACGGGTGCGTTTTGGCGTACTCGAAAATTTTTTTACCGAGACCATTCTTTACAAGTTCTATCAGCTCGGGCCGAGGCGTTGCGCCGATAGTCGGGCACGTAGGCGTAAGCGCGATAACAAGCTCGCCATCTTTATTCATAATGCGTAGCGGCCAGATTGAGCAATCAAAGGGTTTGTCTTCTACTTTTAAAATGCAGCCTTTGTGCGGATCCAGGAAAGTGCAAGGCACTTCTTCTTCGGGGGCATCGGTGCGATAACCGCCAAGGACGATTTGACCATCGCGGAACTCCCCCACCACGCCGTATTCGTTAGGCTTGCTCAGTTTTTCCACGACTTCGGGCGGGAAAAGCGGCGTTTCCCAGAGGCTCTGCCTGCGGAAAGAGCAGCAGAACTTGCATGCGGCACAGGATTCGCGGGAGAGAATTTTAGAAAGCATCACAGTCCTTTACGCTTTATGGATCGTTAGGTTTAAACAATATGGATTCCGTTGCCTTCGGCTCCAGAATGGCTGCAAAAAAAGTTCAGAAAGACACATTAACAATCCTTTAATCTTTATGAAATTCTATAGTTTGCGGCTCCGTGACGCCATTGCGGAGAGTTTTCTACAACAATACAGTGCGATTTGTCCAAAATAATCGTCGGGTTGTACGAGAGTTTCGCCTTACGCAGCCCTTCGATTCCAATATCTTCCTCGCGGTTGATTAGTTTCGCGCCGGCAGTCACTAGGCGCTCGGCAAACAGCTTGTTAATAACGGCATAGCCGCCATTGATTGCATATTCGTCGATGACTTTTTCAAAATGAATATCCCAAACGCCGGGCGTAATTTCTGAAGCCATTGTCATGCCGACGGGTTTGCCTTCGACATATAGGACAGCGCCACGCATCTGGAGAGCATCGAAGTTTTCCTGCGCTTCCTTGATGGCACAGTATTCTGCCATGCGCGATTTTTCGTCTTCGGAGCGTTCGGCCCAGGCAGCCTCACGGCAATCACAAACGCATTCACAATCGTTTTCGTTTGAGCGGGCCAGCGTTTCAAAATTAAGCCATTTCTTTTCGACTTCATGCGCTTCAGCAATATTTTCAGCCGTAATAGCGCGCAATTCGTAATTCGAATAAGTTCGATTAAATCTTGAAATATGATTGCGCTTTTTCTTGTACTGATTTCCTGGGAGTGTTGCAAGATTTTCGGCCGAATAGATATAGTCGCTATCGTTTCGGTTATTTTCGAAATGGAGTACAGGTTCGGCGCGGTTCGGCACTGCTTTCTCAAAATACTCCCGCAAAATCTGCGCACGCGGCTCGTCAACAAGGCAAAATTCCAACGGACGCCCCGATGCATGTGCATCTTGGATAATCAGCTCCAACGCTTTCTGCAGATCGCCGACTCCGAGTGGGAACGCATAGCCCCGACGGCTCCCCTGTCCGTTATAATAGCGAAAAAGGAACCCCTCTTGCAACGCCAACAAGGTATTGTATTTTTTACGCAAAAGGTAAATGTTCGCAAAGCCAGCATCGCTCCCGATGTACCCTGAATCGGCGACCGCACGCATCGCGGCAAACATATCCGAAAGTTCCGGCGTCTTAAAATTTATCAAGGTTTCCCTCCAAGTATATCCCTAATTCCATACTCTTTTAGTCGGAGGCTTTTTGAATAATATATACTTAATTAGCTCTTTTTTGCAAATATGAGTTTCTAAAAAGTGACACTTTTTCATTCTTAGGTGTTTAATAAATAAAAGAACATTATGGACCTGGAGACCCCATGAAAAAATTTGTCATTTTAAACGCTAGCCCCCGCCCCAATAGCAATATCAACCAAATGTTGAATATCATACGCAATGAACTGCTGGCGAATGGCGACATAGTAAATTATGTGGATGTTTGCAAATTGCAATTCCGCCCTTGCGTAGGCTGCATGAAATGCCGCAACGCACACGACTGCGTGATGCCCGACGACGATGCCAAAACGATTCTGCGCCTCGTTCAGCAATGCGATGGCTTGATTGTCGGTTCTCCATGCTATTGGGGGAACATGACCGGCCAACTGAAAATGTTATTCGACAGATGGGTTTACGGCTTTATGGACCATAGCGAACAAGGCATTCCTCGTGCGCTTTTGAGCGGCAAAAAAGCAGTTCTTGTCACGACATGTTCCACACGATGGCCATTCAACTTGATTTTCAAACAATCACTAGGAACAGTACGCGCCCTCAAGGAAGTTCTTTGTTGGAGCGGTTTTAAAATTAGCGGTGTGATTCAAAAAAGCGGCACGCTCAATGGCGAAGGCATTTCATCACGAGAAAATGCGAAATGCAGGAAGATAGCGAGCAAACTGCATTGCGCCGCTTAAGTGCGAGTTACCTGAATACATCAAAAATGCTCGACTTGATCGAGCATGACTATGTATTTACATTTTGTCACCCTCGCGAAGGCGAGGGTCTTCTAGCATTTATCTGAAAATTTTCTGATAAACATTTTTCCCGGCGCTGTTGATTTTCACGACATAAGGCTTCTGCGCAACATGCGCGACGGGCACAATCGCAAATCCATCGATTTGCCTACGCATCAACAGTTCGCCCTGCAAATCATAAATCGTAAGCATCATGGGTGCGCGTACAGAGTTCGTTGAAATCAGCAAATCACCCCCGATTTTCGAGACCGCCACCTTCCCCGCTGCAATTCGCGGCATAAGAGCAACCTTGCCTGTATCCGGTTTTTCAGGCTCTACATACGGGTGCTCCGGATCATCAACGATAACCTTCACATCAACAGTACTTTCGCAGCCGTACGGATTCACATATGTTCCCGTGTAGACGCCGCTGCTTTGCCATTGCATATTCTTGAATCGCACTTCACGGCCCAAGTAATAAAAGTCATTCGGGCCCTTCCAAGTCCAGCGTCCACCATCCCACGGATGCGGGCCAATTACAAGCGAATCACCGGGGTTTACTTTGACATCAGTTGTTTCGTTCCAGCCGCCATTATGAATTTTGACATAGGGAATAATTTCGCTAGCTTCGCAAACGCCACCTTTAGCATTTTCGATGACCATCGTTACGATAGACTGAGCTTTTGCGGTCACCGTAAGGGTTTTGCCCGAAACGTTAATATCCGAGTCCGCTTTGAGCGCTGCGGGGAGCGTAAAACGGTGGACCTTGGCTTTATTGCCGATGGATTCAAACTTGCTCAAATCGAATGTGTATTTTACATCGCTAGAGCCTGTATTCAAAGCAACGAGCACAAGCGAACTGTCTTCTCGGATGGCGGCGAGCGTATTGCTGTTGTCGCTGTCAATAAAGCGAGAACCCGGTCGAATCGCACGGCTAAACGCAGCATGCATGTAAAAGCGAGGTGCGTATGAGAACGTCTGTTTTTTGTGGTCAGCTACAATGGTGCGCCAGTTTTCAGCGGGGTCCGAAAGTTGCCAATCGACCCAAGCGCTCGCATGCATATCGCGGAGGTCATGCAAAATAACATCCGCCATCCAGAGCGTAATGTCGAGGTTGCCACTGCGGTGGAGCGGCCCCGATTCGGACTGCCATACACGTTTATCGGCTGCAAAGGCTGCGTTGTAAAGCTTTCCGCGAGAATCGTAGCCCGAATAGCTATGCGTGTTGACCTGGAACATGTACGAGCGCGCTTCGGAGCTGTAGCTGTTAAAGCGGTTCAACGCATCGCCGATGTTCGATTCATCAGCAGCGCTGACGGAAGTCTCTGGGAACAGTCCCTTTTTCTTGAGTGCCTTACCGAGTTCCACAATCATTTCGGATTGCTTGTTCTTAAAACCGCAGCCTTCTTGGTCGCCATTCGCAGTCCACCAGCCAGCACTGGGTTCGTTAAACGGTTCAATTGTGCGGAACGTGATGCCCCATTCTTGCTTAAAATGCTTGGCCACTTCGGAGAGGTAATCAGCAAAGTCATCGAAGTAATCGGACTTGAGGTTGTCCGCGCCATTCACGCCACCCGAAACGCAACCGCTATTTGTCATCCACCACGGCGGAGAGTTCGAGAACGCTTCGAAAATAGGATTCTTGACTTTTTTCGCGAGCCAGAACAGCACATTGCGCTGGTTAGGGTCGGCAGTCCAATCGTAATCGCCTTTTTCCGTTGGCTTGTAACCGGGAACAGCCGCGCCTCCATCGCCCTTGGTCAAATGTTTGTGCCCCGGCTGGTCGCCACCACCGATGTTGTAGCGGAAAATATTGTAGCCCAAACCGGTATCAGGATCGACAACAGATCCTAACATTTTTGCGTAATTCGATTCGTTCCAAGCACCAACGAGCTCGGCCCACCAGCAAAGGCTTGTGCCCCAACCCTCAAATAGCTGGTATCTTTTGCCAGGATCAACAACAACCTTCGTCTGCGCATGAGCGGCACCACAAGCCATGCCCATCGCGATCATCCAAATCAATTTACTTTTCACGTTCACAACCTCACTCCCATAAAAATCGTTTATTTTTTTGAAAAGCGGACACTTTCTGTTTGTAAAGTTATAGACTTTTTGTCAAAAAAAAGACGAGGTCTGCGGTTCAAAATAAAGTTTAAGTAATAAGTTTGCACTCCATTTATTTATATCTTTAAAAAATGCATTACAAACCATATCGCGATTTACTTTTAGAACTTTTCCCGAATTACCTCAAAGTGCGCAAACTCCCGCTCAACGGCGGCATGAGTTGCCCTAACCTCGATGGAACCAAGGGATTTTCGGGCTGCAGTTACTGCAACAACCGCAGTTTCAGCCCTGTTTTTGACCAGGCGAAAGTTTCTATTCAGGAACAGCTTGAAAAGTTCGTTCCGAAGCTTCGCGACAAGTATCCGAATGCAGGCATCCTCGCCTACTTGCAGCCATACACGAATACGCACGCCCCGCTAGAGCACTTGCGTGAAATTATCAATCCGATTATCAAGCACAAGGAAATTGCAGGGCTTGCGATTGGCACACGCCCGGATTGCCTCGAAGACGATAAAATAGAATATCTCGCCGAGCTCAATCGCAAAAAGCCGATTATCGTTGAAATTGGTTTGCAAACAGCAAATGATTTAACACTTGCCGGCATTAATCGCCGCCATACGCTTGCTGAATTCGAAGACGCTGTAAAGCGTTGCCAAGCAGCCGGCCTCACGGTCACGACACACGTCATTGTTGGCCTCCCCGGCGAAAAGATGGAAGATTTCAAGCATACGGCGCAAGTGATTCATGATTTGAAACTTGCCGCTGTGAAAATCCATCCGCTGCACATTGTTGTCGGAACAGTAATGGCTCAAGATTTTGCCAACGGCGAAGTCAAGTTGCTCTCGTTCGAAGAATACTGCGACGCCGTTGCCGAGATGATTAAAATTATCGGTAAGGACATTGCAATTGAACGTTTCAGCGGCGAAAGTCCTAGCGAAATGTTAATTGCGCCCAACTGGTGCGGAGAACGCGATAGGATCATTGCGACTGTGGAAAAATTGCTGGGCTGTGAATAAAAAAGCCGATCCTGGCACAAGGCCGGGATGACGTTGCAGTGCTAAATTCGCTTGAAAATGAGCGATGTGTTGATGCCGCCAAACGAAAAGTTGTTCGACATGAAATACTCCGTATCAATTTCACGGCCTGAACCAGTGATGTAATCAAGCGGAGCGCATTCCGGATCGACATTTTTCAAATTCAAGTTAGGGCTAAACCAACAGCGGTTCATCATATTGATTCCAAGCCAAGCTTCAATAGCTCCGCATGCACCAAGCGTATGGCCGATGTAACTTTTGAGGCTAGATATGGCAACCGCACGTTGTTTAAACGCGTTAAACGTTGCCCAACTTTCTGCGATATCGCCATAATGTGTTGCGGTTCCGTGACCATTCACATAGCCAATCGCATCAGGCGAAATTTGTGCATCACCAAGAGCGAGTTCAAGAGATTTTTGCATGGTCTCTTTCTTGGGCTGCGTGATGTGTTCGCCATCGGTATTATGACCAAAGCCAACGAGTTCTGCATAAATGTGCGCGCCACGAACTTTCGCATGCTCGTATTCTTCGAGCACAAGTGTTCCCGCACCCTCGCCGATAACAAGGCCGTCTCGGTCGCGGTCGTATGGAGCTGGCGTAATTTCAGGAGTATCGTTCTTAACGCTTGTTGCAAAAAGCGAATCGAATACAGCGGTTTCTGTTGCTGCCAATTCTTCGGCACCGCCTGCAATCATCACATCTTGCATGCCGTATTTAATAGCTTCGTAAGCATAACCAATCGAAAGGCTTCCACTTGTGCATGCGGTGTTCGTTGTGATGAGTCGGCCTGTCAAGCCAAAGAACAAACTCACATTGACCGCCGTCGTTTGCGGCATTGATTGCACATACGTTGTTACAGAAACGTTCGAGCAATTATAAGGCGGATTTTGCATGGAAACAAAATCGAGAAGCGGACGTACGCTACCCATAGAAGAACCATACGCGACACCAACTCGCCCCGACTTCAGGAGTTCTTTTTCACCCGCAAGCCCAGCCATTTGCATTGCCTTGTCCGCAGATGTTATCGCGAGCAAACCCACACGCCCAGCGCAACGGATTTTTTTGCGCGGATACTCCGGCAAATTATAGAGAATCGGGCCTGCCAAACGCGTATTCATTTGTGCGTACTTGTCCCAATCATTCAAGCGGACAATTCGATTTTTCAGAGTCTTGAGTTGCGTAAAAATTTCATCCAGCTCCATCCCTAAAGATGAAACGCAACTGCCTCCGGTAACAACAACTCTGCGACTCACGCCAATCCTCCATTCACAGAGATAACCTGGCGAGTGATGTAAGCGGCTCCTTCGGAAAGCAAGAATACAACCGTCGCGGCGACTTCTTCGGGCTTGCCAACGCGTTTCATGGGAATGGTCGGAAGAATCATGTCGAGCGGAGCATCCTTAATCATTTCGGTTTCAATCACACCAGGAGCCACGCTATTTACGGTGATGTTGCGGCTTGCAAGTTCCGTGGCAAGCGCTTTTGTAGCGCCTATGAGCCCCGCTTTGGAAGCGCTATAGTTGACTTGTCCGCGGTTCCCGATTACGCCAGAAACAGAAGAAATCGTGATAATGCGGCCTTTGCGTTTGCGGCACATCGGGAGGACTAGCGGATGAACGACATTGTAAAATCCGTTTAAATTCGTATTTAAAACCTTATCCCAAAATTCATCAGTCATGGCAGGGAAAGCGGCATCGGCGCAAACTCCAGCATTAGTGACAACGCCGTAGTACACGCCATTTTCGGCAATGTCTTTTTCGAGAATTTCACGACATTGCTCGCGATCGCAAATATTGAATTGGAGTGTACGAATGTTTCCGCCATTGGCACGGATGCGTTCGGCGAGAGCATCAATCGAAGCGGAGTTCTTATTGTAATGAGCAACAACCGTGTAGCCTTCTTTAGCAACAGCCTCGGCAATAGCAAGCCCAATGCCGCCACTTGCCCCCGTAATCAAAACAGATTTTGCATCTTCCATAATCTAACCTCAAAAAAATTTAAGGGTT is a window encoding:
- a CDS encoding beta-ketoacyl-ACP synthase codes for the protein MSRRVVVTGGSCVSSLGMELDEIFTQLKTLKNRIVRLNDWDKYAQMNTRLAGPILYNLPEYPRKKIRCAGRVGLLAITSADKAMQMAGLAGEKELLKSGRVGVAYGSSMGSVRPLLDFVSMQNPPYNCSNVSVTTYVQSMPQTTAVNVSLFFGLTGRLITTNTACTSGSLSIGYAYEAIKYGMQDVMIAGGAEELAATETAVFDSLFATSVKNDTPEITPAPYDRDRDGLVIGEGAGTLVLEEYEHAKVRGAHIYAELVGFGHNTDGEHITQPKKETMQKSLELALGDAQISPDAIGYVNGHGTATHYGDIAESWATFNAFKQRAVAISSLKSYIGHTLGACGAIEAWLGINMMNRCWFSPNLNLKNVDPECAPLDYITGSGREIDTEYFMSNNFSFGGINTSLIFKRI
- the fabG gene encoding 3-oxoacyl-ACP reductase FabG, translating into MEDAKSVLITGASGGIGLAIAEAVAKEGYTVVAHYNKNSASIDALAERIRANGGNIRTLQFNICDREQCREILEKDIAENGVYYGVVTNAGVCADAAFPAMTDEFWDKVLNTNLNGFYNVVHPLVLPMCRKRKGRIITISSVSGVIGNRGQVNYSASKAGLIGATKALATELASRNITVNSVAPGVIETEMIKDAPLDMILPTIPMKRVGKPEEVAATVVFLLSEGAAYITRQVISVNGGLA